The genomic DNA TTTTCCGTTCAGTTTTTCCTAACGTCCTTCTGTGTATAAAGTGCCTTCCATTAACTGTAAGTTtgatcaatcatcattctacacaaatttgtatgcttttatttaagatcaattttgcatcttttagtCTCCCGACAACAAGTTGGAGTTACTTCTAGCACGGAttatgatggtgctgttgctgaagaggAAAGTTGTGTTGCCTGGTTGCACTGGACAGGATGGTTCACACAGTGTAGTCGATCTCCTGTTGGTGACGATTGTTCCCTTCGAGCCGGAGGCCCATCCCGGCCACTCAGTGCGATAGTGTTAGGTGCTAGAAATACAAGttgtaaatataaaatggttACTTTACATGTTAATACAGAAGAGGTGATTATATAGGTTATAGAATTACGGCTTTTACTTACCAATAAGAACATGAACgagcgaaatgcatcacgtacatATTGCGCAGCTGAACCAGGCAAAGAAATGCTCCAGTGTCGTCCCCATTTTTGTCCGGAACATGGTCGTTGTGAAGGTTAATGTAGTAACGGTATTTGAAGGCATATCCTGAGCCGATCCCTTTGACGATCGAAAGATCCGCAGCATCCTTTTTTATTGACGAAATCATTGCCTGCacaaattgctcaaaacaaatcgcacgacTTGAAACCTATTAAAATTTTCCGCAACATTTATTGGCGGAGAAGAGATTTGGATCAACAATCACACAGTGAATAGAACGAAGACGATCGGCTTCGTCAACCTCTCCCACTCTTCTAATCAAACTCTTACCGCTTCTCCATGAGCAGCCAGACCAAAAATCAGCGATCAAAGATACAGGGCTCGCCTATTCACTTTTCGATGCAAACGgcatattttgtacaaagtgtttcaattcgttatatacattttttcgataaaacctaccgtcttgacaataaaatcatatcgAAAACCATGTGAAAGAGATCGATGAACTTAAAACACTTtgggattgaatgaaaatactcAAACGAACTGTAAAAACATTAATGACGGTATAATATATACCGTTCGTATCGTAAAGTAACGAGACAAACCCCGTGCGAGTGCACACATGCCCATACACATATTCACCTAAACAAGGTGAATCTATAGGCGTAAGCGAGAtgggtataataataaaaggagagcaaaatgtaaacattttagccatcatgaaccaaactcgagtgtgtgaaaaatcatccatgagtgcgaacggaagaggtgtataaatagaaagagagggagatatTTATCCTCGAAAATTTCCCCTTGGGTCGTCATGCTGAATTCAGAATGCGATCGcgctagttttttttctgtcaaagtgaggattgtttacattttgggTGCGTTGTTTTGACTCGCAATTTTcctccaattttttttccagtttAGTTCATGCGATATATGAGTTTAGTAAAATgaatattgaagacgatgttttGCTTATGCTAGGAGCGTTATTTGCTACacaaagcgaaagaaagccGCGATCGAAATGGGTAAAACCCATGTATTTGAAAAGAAGTTCCCTATCGCATATCAACATGATGGAAGAGCTGAGGCTGGAGCCGACGGATTGGCTAAATTACGCCAGAATGGATGAGGAATCATACATGTGGCTTTTGGAGAAGGTCACACCGCTGATCGTGAAGGAAGACACGATTATGAGACCAGCTGTGTCACCACATTAGCGGCTCAGTGCTACACTGAGATTTATCATCAGCGGCAGCTCCTACCAGTGCCTCCGTTTTCAGACAGCAATTTCGCAGCCGCTGCTATCATCCATCATACCCGAAACATGTTCCGCTATCATAACAGCGTTGAAAGATTATTTGCAGGtaatttgtgttgtttttttttgtattttgtaatttttatagtttttttttattgaaaacaaGAAAGTATTATGCTAATCCGGTTTGCACATCCGTATTTCATCTGTCAATTCACCTTTGCGGCCCATCCAAATTACATCTGTAATTAACTTTTTGGCTCGTATCTCCATATCGGGTGGCATCTTGTTTATCTCCATGTCAATAAACGAACCAAACGAATTAGTTGATGCGTTTGTCTGCCTTGATAGATTTTCCATTCTTTCCACCACCAACTGCATCACCTTTCGTCGCAAATTGCGCTCGTTGACCGGTTCTGCATATCGTCTTTTGCGAGACTGTGATGGTCCAGGTTGATCCTGTGCTTCATCGGATGTGAAGCTGCAGTCGGGGTGATTCGGTATTGAATCAATGATTTCTTCCTCGATAATCTAAAGATAAAGAGTGTTGAAAATAGAAACGTAGAAAGATATATTTAAACAGACCGTTTTAATTGGTATTatatgtttttgattttagcTTCCTCGCAACCAAACGGAGTGGTTGAACATATCAAAGGATTTTAACAACAAATGGCAATTTCCTAATTGCCTTGGCGCTGCGGACGGCAAACACGTTAGAATAATACCTCTATCGGGAAGCGGGTCGCAGTAtttcaattataaaaaataccaCAGCGTTGTGTTAATGGCTGTAGCAGACGCTAACTACAGCTTCATAATGTGCGGTGTAGGAGCATCGGGAAGCAACTCGGATGGGGGTTGTATTCAAAATACAAAATTTTATCAACGGTTATTAACACAACAATTGAATATACCGTAACCAACAAATCCACCAAATAGTGAGCTAATCCTGCCGTACACGTTTATTGGTGATGAGGCATTTAGCTTGAGGGTGGACTTTCTTAAGCCTTTCAACCGAAGGCATTTGAATTATGAAAGAAGGGTTTTTAATTATCGGCTCTCTCGAGCACGTAGAGTGGTGGAGAATGCTTTCGGTTTCATGGCCTCACGTTTCCAATTGTTTCACGCGCCCATTCAATTGAAAAAGATAGAAAACACCAATAAGATAATATTAACGTGTTGTTACTTACATAATTTTCTAAGGAATAGGTGCGTTAGCTATATTGGAACAACAGATAGTGATACCACGTATGAGAACCATTTCAGTAGCCTCCAGGTTCAAGGTATAACAAACCAGCATTCGGAAGCAAAAGCAgtgagagattttttttacaatactTGAATAACGAGGGACGAGTGGAGTGGCAAGATGATGCCGTACAGAGCGCATTTTACggttaatttttgttctacATCAAccaataaaatttttttttcaataaaagatTCCGGATTAACAAGAATACCTAAAGGAACAAGAAATTCACTTACCTCTTCCTCAAAGTGGCTGTCCATACTAGATACTCGAGGTGCTTCAGAACTATCTTTAAGAAAAAGCATTTGCTCATAATACCACAATTTTGGTACGTAAACCTCTCCCCTTCCAACTCCACTCCGTGCacttttcaatattttgttttgttccactTGAAATGATTTCTTCAAGTtcaaaatcttcttcttgaccGAATCGATACTGGCATCTGGATCGTGTAGTTGAACAACCTCGAGCAGCTTTCATATGCCGTCTATTTGACatgcaaatttttaaaatttgcttTAGATTTATCCCACAAGCAGGGGTAGTTTTTGTACGCTTCAATCAGATcactaattaaattgaaatctttCGGCATCTTCAGGCCTTACTTAGCACGAGGTTGATTTACTACTGATGGACATGAAGTAACTTGCACTCGAATGCTTgcaaaaacacgaaaaaaaaatttgtacCCTTCGAGTCCGAGAATTTGCCCTGGCCTACTCGGATTCGGATATTCCACGAAAAGAGAGTAAATGCAGCAGTATGTGTAAAAAGCTATTTCTTCGTTACTGGTCGGCCTCTTCGTTAACACCTTCGCTACCGCGGTGATTTTGCATTGCTAACCGTTCGGCCCGCAATTCTTCGTAATCAGCGGAACAGCGCGCGGTGACCGAAGAGAATGGAACAAGCGCGAAAAGTACGCCTGTACAAGACAAGACTGTATTGTTCCGTATatttttttgaaacatttgaacAATCATGCTTAGAAAGTGATGTGGGACCAGCTTGAACCGAAAAATCTCTAACCGAATGTTCGTCTGACCAAAGTGCTGTCGGTCACGAAAAAGTATCCCTATCATAATGGCATCGTCAGTCGGTGTCCGGCATGGTACGATACGtgttaatgataaatatttcattccattttagactaacggacaattcaaatgtaaaataattcggatggcaataaaaatctgtgcagcatattgtgcTATTACACGGACAGCGGGTTCttttctgtcaaacgccagttaacgcacggtgtccgggagaagtgtttttaaaaaaaacttaactttatttccatcgaccggcggagttaataaccgttcggattagcgtctgagtatcaactgaactgtttggatggatgctggtgcgctggtccgtgttgaattatgctgcgtgctgaataatgctgcgttgcaaattatgttgtgcgcgctgctttgtggtttgtttgtttatcggtcgtgcgtggtttgtttgtttatcggtggcgcgttctgctgcgtggcgtttctcgtgttgcgctgtcgtcttaactccttactgcgctgtcgtcttaactcctcccctcttaaatgactttgccctcaaagtctcgttgctgcgtggaatgaagttggtctgctaacgaacgtttctggtcgtttcgcttgagtcaggtttacttttatcgtcgttctcttgaagtggaagaataaacagattataaatgcgcataggcatatgaatgcaaaagttcctccgaatacattaattttccatcttagagaatcattctgcaagttaatactttttagtttttctctatgttctatggtgagtttttgtacgagttggagaggcggtttatgttcgatttcacccttatcgatgttgattcctgctgttgatttgaatggtttaccaggaatggtgacttcgtcgtttgaataaatttctccattaatgataatgttacaattttcgaattgtatgacgtaggaaccgttcagtacttggttcattttgctgcagtttgatgcgatttctgctattgcgtcgttgattagtattgtgtcgtctttgattctttttatgaagcctcgactataaatcttttcgtagtcacattgtgaatcttctcttctcacaatttgttgaatgcatgttgtgggttgttgtatgccgatttgcggacatatataaacattttcttgttgttggcacttctctgtcatggaatatacgtgggtttgattttgtaatataaagttttgtgtgacgattatacgtgcatcgtgttgtattatcgagtcaatgtattcgtattcgtagatttttgaagatagtttggggaactttagcatgtatagtatatgagattcatttactgctacttgggcagttgattgccttagcaattcttccggtgtgttgtatttaatgttattcttctcaagaaactgttctattgatgtcagatcctcaagggatagtagcttactgctcggaataccgtttttagctaacagtatagcgtcttctatgacatccaatttttcttgtagcatatttatgttggaaagtagaataagtttccgaatttccacttggtgtgactcatagcgttcgttttcgatatttacgacttggttagcgacatcagttatttgtttcaacctgtcgttgaagccttggttgattattatttgtttgttgctttctgctatcagggagttcattgtggagtttatgacatgtaggtcgtctgcatctggagttccagcgatccatttccaaatttttcctatcgtgtcccatcgtttttgtcttttcacaaatggtttgattttcgcaaaagtgtcctttagcatgctagcttttatgctgatcaaattttcgatagattcagtagaatttccatttggactatcttgtaatgttttctctattgtttcgtttatatcagttaaatctattggatgtattgttcttacgtatccaatttgaatcttagctttacctatcggtattatggctaatggattgttatttaaatcatatatgtttatgtctgcgaaaattagtttgatcaacaggatcgtaagtattctgtaacgatagttaaaacaattttgaaaaaatattaatattttttcattactttcttaagtttactttatgtatttttcgattgtttgaatcgataatatatgttggatgattctcctttacttttactgcattaaaacgactttcgcgtttgttattcgtctttttcttttcgaatgcatattcgttttctacgtaatccttatatttttcatctttgattttttcttcattctttttgaatatctgtagtattctttcatttgttttttctcttattcttgatctctctagtggatcgtttgatatttctcctacatacacatttcgtggtgtatcctttatgaatgaatgtatgctgtgattatacttataaacagcttgttgtactaatgttataatgctcatctctggattgagtttttttgtgcatctagtgatttctctaattgttgaatggcaacgttctatttgtccattcgtttctgaacgattaactggagttttaaatatttttgttcctaggtttagtattgattgttcgataacgtttgagacaaacgtacattcgttgtctattacaatttgagctggtaagtcccagtcatataggagttgtagtaaaacttcctttatatcagc from Anopheles stephensi strain Indian chromosome 2, UCI_ANSTEP_V1.0, whole genome shotgun sequence includes the following:
- the LOC118503138 gene encoding uncharacterized protein LOC118503138 isoform X2; this translates as MISSIKKDAADLSIVKGIGSGYAFKYRYYINLHNDHVPDKNGDDTGAFLCLVQLRNMYVMHFARSCSYCT